In the genome of Roseofilum casamattae BLCC-M143, the window TGGAAAAAAGCGCCTGCGACTATAACTATATCAGCCAAATTTGGCCCGCCTTTGACTATTATCTACAAGACCTAGATTTCTATATCGGCGTGCAAACCAAACGCGGTTGCCCCCACAACTGTTGCTACTGCATCTATACCGTAGTTGAAGGAAAACAAGTGCGCATCAATCCCGCCGATGAAGTGGTGGCCGAAATGCAGCAGCTTTACGATCGCGGCATTCGCAACTTCTGGTTCACCGATGCCCAATTTATCCCCACGCGCAAATACATTCCCGATGCGATCGAACTGCTGCAAAAAATCCTCGATGCAGCCATGAATGATATCCATTGGGCGGCTTATATTCGCGCCGACAACCTCACCCCAGAACTGTGCGATCTGATGGTGAAAACCGGTATGAACTACTTTGAAATCGGGATTACCAGCGGTTCCCAAGCCCTTGTCCGGAAAATGCGCATGGGCTATAACTTGCGCGTTGTCCTGGAAAACTGCCGCGACCTGAAAGCTGCCGGATTTAACGATATGGTCTCCGTTAACTATTCCTTCAACGTTATTGACGAAACCTACGACACCATCCGTCAAACCATTGCCTATCATCGCGCCTTAGAAGAAATCTTTGGCGCAGAAAACGTCGAACCTGCCATCTTCTTTATCGGACTGCAACCCCATACTCACCTGGAACAATACGCCTTCGATCGCCAAATCCTCAAACCGGGTTACAATCCCATGAGTATGATGCCCTGGACAGCGCGCAAACTCCTCTGGAATCCCGAACCTCTCGGATCGTTTTTTGGAGAAGTTTGCTTGCAAGCCTGGAAGCGCAACGGTAATGACTTTGGTCGGGAAGTCATGAATATTCTCGAAGACCGACTCGGTCGAGCTAGCTTAGACGAAGCCTTGCGCGCCCCGATCGCCGTCAAGAAAAAACCCGAACTGGCAAGTGTTTCCTAGACCTGTCAGTCTTCAGTTCCGAGCGATCGCCTTAATTTAATAACTTATCCATAAAAAAACGACCATGTTAGCCGGTTCTATCCTCGAACAACTGCATAATTTCCATAAAGATACCCAACCGCTCAACCTCGGTGTTTATTACAAAAATACATTAGTTGCCTTGTGCCATGCCCTGGAAGACTTTATTCTGCAATCGGAGGATCGCCCGATCCTGATCGCAGCGTTCCAACAAGGCAAATGGTACTTTGAAGAAGCCGAGCGCTATCAACACCTGGCAGAGCGCGCCTCTCAAGTTGCAATTTTAGCTGCAGCAGATAGCGGGTTTACCGAGCATCCCACCAGCAGATTGCCCAATGTCGATCTCATCGGTCTCGATGCTAGCGATCCCGTGACCGACGAATGGCACTTGATGATTTTATCGTCTGACTACACTGCCATGGTCTTGTGCCAAGAATTATCGGAAGATGACTACGGGATACAAGGGTATCCGGAGAATGATTGCGAACGGAAATTCTATGGATTTTGGACGTTTGAACCGGAGTTGGTGAAAGAAACAGTAACCCTCACCGCCGGGCATATCGAGGCTTATCATCCCGAGTTAGCGAGCAGTCTGCGCGATCGCCTCAACAATCTTAATCCGAGTACGAGTACCCTACCGGCGCCTCTGCTCAATGCCGTGGTTTCCTCTGTAGTTACCTCGCTGCAAGAGTCGCAAAACCAACTGTGTCCGGAAAACAGTCAGGGAATTGCCTACCAAGTACAAAGCTTGACCGAGAACTTGCGATCGAATAAAATTCAAGCCTTGCTGCGCATGGCACAAGTGACCGACCGAGCGGACTTGCGCAATCCCAACTCGGGAGCAGAAGTGGCAAATTTATCAGAAGTCATGGGACAATTGCTAGATTTACCGGCATGGCAGGTGAAACGCTTGCGGCTAGCGGGTTTGCTCCATCGCCTTCCCCCCTTGCAAATTCTACCCGCTATTCTCGACCCCGAGCAAACTTCCATTCAGCAAGAAGTCAAAGAAGAGTCATGCGATCGCTCGAAATCGTCCATTCTACGCATTATGCCGCAATTGCAGGCGATCGCCCATATTATCAGCCATCAAACCGAACATTGGGATGGCTCGGGAACCCCAGAAGGACTGGCCTACGATCGCATCCCCATTGAATCTCGCATTCTCTCCCTCACTTCCACCTTTATCAGTCAATCGCGCCAGAGGGAACCCCTGCAAGCGCTAGAGCACTGCGAGGCTCTGGCTGGAGAGCAGTTTGACCCTAAATTGGTAGAAACTCTAGCGCTGTTAGTTAAAGGAATGCAACAAGGCTTGCAGCTCTCTAGCTTGCCCCCTAAAATTGCTTCAGGGATCTGGTTGCTGGATGATGAAGAAACCCCAGTTCCTTCCTTGCAGTCAACCTAATGTCTCAAATGAGTGGATCGAATCGATGGATTTAGATATTGCAAATATTTGCGCCGGCCAGATGAAACAGTTGGCTGGAGTCAACTTAGAAGATGAAGACTTAACCCGCGCTCGGCTGGAACAAGCCAACTTGGCTGGTGCTAACTTGGTCGGTGCGACTCTCTCTCATGCCAACCTGAAAGGCGGACGGTTGGATGGAGCGAATTTAATTGGGGCAAAATTAGTTGGGGTGGATCTGCGCGGCAATTTGCTCGGAGCCAATTTGATGAGTGCCAATTTAACTCAAGCAGATTTGCGCGGGAGTAATTTGAGAGGAGCCAATTTAATGAGCGCTCAGTTGACTCAAGCCTCCTTATCCGGAGCATTCCTCAGCGGTACGAATCTGATGGGAGCCAATCTCCAAGGGGTGGATTTGCGCGGGGCTGACCTGCGCGGTGCTAATCTGAATAATGCTAATTTGAAAGGAGCTGACCTCAGTTATGCCGACCTGCAGGGGGCTAGTTTCAGTGAAGCGAATTTAGAAGAAGTCGATCTGCGCGGCGCGAATTTAACCGGAGCGAGTTTAGTCGGAGCTTCCGTACTCTGTGCGGAATTGGATGGAGCAAATTTAACCGGGGTGAATTGGGAAGGAGCCTGTCTGACCGGCACCTCACAATTGGGTGTTTAGTTCAAGGCGAACAGAAACCCGGTTTCTCAACTCCAGCTATTCTACTGCCGTTGGTTCGAGAACATGCTGAAAATGCACCACATCCTCCCTCGGATCGGCATAAGTCACTTTCAGTGTAATATAATCTCCAGGAGCCACGGGATTGGTGAAGCGAATCGCCATCTCTAAGCCCAACTCTTCCAACAACACCAAGGCTAAGCTATCTTGTTCGCGCAACCAGCGCAAGACTAATCCCTGCCACTCCCGATCCACATGGCGGCGCAAAAATTCCAAACCCCAGTAGCGGTTGGTTTGCCGCTCTACCCAGTTTGCTTCTTGGGACGTGGGACTAATGGCTGCCATCAACTCTTGCAGTTTCGCTTCAGAAAAGGGCAACGAGTCTCCACGTAAGTGAGCTTTTAGCTGAAAATGAGTGAGCAGATCCATGTAGCGGCGGATGGGGGATGTGACCTGAATGTAGAAGTCCAGTCCCAAGCTCGCATGACGAGCGGGAGTAATGCTCATTTCGCTGCGCGGCATACAGCGGCGCAAAGCAGAAGAGCGCACCGGGCCCGCCGGCAGTTGCATCAGTTCTTCTTCCG includes:
- a CDS encoding photosystem II high light acclimation radical SAM protein, with amino-acid sequence MSPSTLTGNRILYVRLPCNPIFPIGVVYLADHIHKCFPQVEQQIFDLGTIPPLDYNRALDEAIAAFRPTLLIFSWRDIQIYAPVGGRGGNPLQNAFEFYYSLNPFIKLRGALGGLRLVTAYYGELWRNQGLIKRGLNRARRHHPEARAVVGGGAVSVFYEQLGRFLPKGTVVSVGEGEGLLEKLLQGRDISTERCYVAGETEPRDRLIHEQPTPLEKSACDYNYISQIWPAFDYYLQDLDFYIGVQTKRGCPHNCCYCIYTVVEGKQVRINPADEVVAEMQQLYDRGIRNFWFTDAQFIPTRKYIPDAIELLQKILDAAMNDIHWAAYIRADNLTPELCDLMVKTGMNYFEIGITSGSQALVRKMRMGYNLRVVLENCRDLKAAGFNDMVSVNYSFNVIDETYDTIRQTIAYHRALEEIFGAENVEPAIFFIGLQPHTHLEQYAFDRQILKPGYNPMSMMPWTARKLLWNPEPLGSFFGEVCLQAWKRNGNDFGREVMNILEDRLGRASLDEALRAPIAVKKKPELASVS
- a CDS encoding DICT sensory domain-containing protein — encoded protein: MLAGSILEQLHNFHKDTQPLNLGVYYKNTLVALCHALEDFILQSEDRPILIAAFQQGKWYFEEAERYQHLAERASQVAILAAADSGFTEHPTSRLPNVDLIGLDASDPVTDEWHLMILSSDYTAMVLCQELSEDDYGIQGYPENDCERKFYGFWTFEPELVKETVTLTAGHIEAYHPELASSLRDRLNNLNPSTSTLPAPLLNAVVSSVVTSLQESQNQLCPENSQGIAYQVQSLTENLRSNKIQALLRMAQVTDRADLRNPNSGAEVANLSEVMGQLLDLPAWQVKRLRLAGLLHRLPPLQILPAILDPEQTSIQQEVKEESCDRSKSSILRIMPQLQAIAHIISHQTEHWDGSGTPEGLAYDRIPIESRILSLTSTFISQSRQREPLQALEHCEALAGEQFDPKLVETLALLVKGMQQGLQLSSLPPKIASGIWLLDDEETPVPSLQST
- a CDS encoding pentapeptide repeat-containing protein; amino-acid sequence: MDLDIANICAGQMKQLAGVNLEDEDLTRARLEQANLAGANLVGATLSHANLKGGRLDGANLIGAKLVGVDLRGNLLGANLMSANLTQADLRGSNLRGANLMSAQLTQASLSGAFLSGTNLMGANLQGVDLRGADLRGANLNNANLKGADLSYADLQGASFSEANLEEVDLRGANLTGASLVGASVLCAELDGANLTGVNWEGACLTGTSQLGV